The following proteins are encoded in a genomic region of Triticum dicoccoides isolate Atlit2015 ecotype Zavitan chromosome 1B, WEW_v2.0, whole genome shotgun sequence:
- the LOC119350449 gene encoding uncharacterized protein LOC119350449 gives MEEVGVFQEKKRMQANAEKEFQIASCLPMLAIIYMDHVDIPAGLPNEHAIDYSVPRIRFVCQKDFEWLDKVDKNKLTLIQPFYGKHTHIRSLCNTPYAAQLVGQEVGAEAASGQGGGAEAPSGQGISGQGSQVQGAENQAKNSQSNEAQQNVDAEPHLSSSLNEWLQQSFPSMQDLRVPTQFQMLYDKHKGIFAAEVDDVVGKFGQCLKGLQCSRMAALLRDVGDAVTTTSEPNFSFEAPIMDECRGKENDAKAANDGIGAQAQSEGTTPSINKDEVTGLKQQVATEAAETREQQIVSFEMEGNVSPHSPPLFYDAPRSATAGIWDDEPSCELFPKGSEDYEMMHCTDEPITKKSTVSPIFENIPVFPVSDDDDSPTPNMVATEEHFVEASSGPSTHDKNTRKKRMAKVPAVKNTKAKKQKVDVAAAMYEKYVKHGKPLRRSHANEQVTPFIKMGGFYIGYKKFLVCFKPRGDMNDEVMSLCIEMNNMTSRAASGTNRKKYMFSVHAGMLLKQDPTTFQPAKLIPELERAVTKFKANKYDLLFFTIVHDKHWIIVCANLLYKQWNVFDSIHSKGKQSPLKKQANNLITNFAALAQEYSQFNVDVGSFARVDLEDYPKQDNLCDCGFFGLKYVENFDGKSMKEFNQEDVARYRMDVVHNLCTHPMNNAPMERAFNEELAA, from the exons ATGGAGGAGGTTGGAGTCTTTCAAGAGAAGAAGAGGATGCAAGCAAACGCAGAAAAAGagttccagattgcttcatgcctcCCCATGTTAGCG ATCATATACATGGATCATGTTGATATCCCGGCGGGCCTCCCAAATGAGCATGCTATTGATTATTCCGTGCCGAGGATACGTTTTGTTTGCCAAAAGGATTTTGAGTGGCTGGATAAAGTTGACAAGAACAAGCTCACTCTTATCCAACCTTTCTACGGGAAACACACCCAT ATCCGGAGTTTGTGCAACACCCCCTATGCAGCACAACTTGTGGGACAGGAAGTTGGTGCTGAAGCAGCTAGTGGGCAGGGAGGTGGTGCTGAAGCACCTAGTGGCCAAGGAATTAGTGGCCAAGGAAGCCAAGTTCAAGgtgctgaaaatcaagcaaagaactcTCAATCAAACGAGGCTCAACAAAATGTTGATGCTGAACCACACCTATCATCATCGCTGAACGAGTGGCTGCAGCAATCATTCCCTAGCATGCAAGATCTAAGG GTACCAACTCAGTTTCAAATGCTTTACGACAAGCACAAGGGTATTTTTGCAGCGGAGGTGGATGATGTTGTAGGCAAGTTTGGACAGTGTTTAAAGGGATTGCAGTGCAGCCGGATGGCTGCCCTCCTTCGCGATGTTGGAGACGCCGTCACAACTACCAGTGAGCCCAACTTCTCCTTCGAAGCACCTATCATGGACGAATGTCGCGGAAAAGAGAATGATGCTAAAGCTGCAAATGATGGCATTGGTGCTCAAGCTCAATCTGAAGGTACAACACCTAGCATTAACAAGGATGAAGTCACCGGATTGAAGCAACAAGTAGCAACCGAGGCTGCTGAAACTCGTGAGCAACAAATAGTGAGTTTCGAGATGGAAGGGAACGTCTCACCTCACAGCCCCCCACTCTTCTATGATGCACCCAGGAGTGCGACAGCTGGCATTTGGGACGACGAGCCATCCTGTGAGTTGTTCCCAAAGGGCTCCGAAGACTACGAGATGATGCATTGCACGGATGAGCCTATAACCAAGAAAAGCACAGTCAGCCCCATATTTGAAAACATCCCCGTGTTCCCTGTTTCAGACGATGATGACAGCCCAA ctcctaaTATGGTCGCTACAGAAGAGCATTTTGTTGAGGCAAGCAGTGGCCCTAGCACACATGACAAGAACACTAGGAAGAAGAGGATGGCCAAAGTTCCAGCGGTAAAAAATACCAAGGCAAAGAAGCAAAAGGTTGATGTAGCTGCAGCCATGTATGAGAAGTATGTAAAGCATGGGAAACCATTGAGGAGATCACATGCCAATGAACAAGT GACACCTTTCATCAAGATGGGTGGATTTTACATTGGATACAAGAAATTCCTGGTATGCTTCAAGCCTCGTGGGGATATGAATGATGAGGTTATGTCCCTATGCATCGAGATGAACAACATGACATCCCGTGCAGCAAGTGGTACGAATCGGAAGAAATACATGTTCTCAGTCCACGCGGGG ATGCTACTAAAACAAGACCCAACAACCTTCCAACCAGCAAAACTCATACCCGAGCTTGAAAGGGCTGTGACAAAGTTCAAGGCGAATAAATATGACCTC CTTTTTTTCACAATTGTTCATGATAAGCACTGGATAATTGTTTGCGCAAACTTGCTATACAAGCAGTGGAATGTATTTGACTCAATCCATTCAAAAGGAAAACAATCTCCTTTGAAGAAGCAAGCAAATAACCTG ATCACAAACTTTGCAGCCCTCGCACAAGAGTACAGCCAATTCAATGTCGATGTTGGATCCTTCGCCCGTGTTGACCTAGAGGATTACCCAAAGCAAGATAACCT ATGTGATTGTGGCTTTTTCGGGCTCAAATATGTGGAGAACTTTGATGGGAAGTCAATGAAAGAGTTCAATCAG GAAGACGTGGCGCGATACCGCATGGATGTGGTGCACAACCTTTGCACTCACCCAATGAACAATGCCCCAATGGAGCGGGCATTCAATGAAGAGTTGGCGGCTTAA
- the LOC119339876 gene encoding uncharacterized protein LOC119339876, translating to MLKNVLSQSWRRGAHVLQEGHPAEALYACSSRFHSGQVLRSARSFFGVEDFMDEDNSKPYTYKKEKRSKNPHKHISFKQRTIAHMEPFTLDVFISKRFVSASLTHRSTCRQVAVAGTNSKDVKAALTSRSDVPACLSVGRFLAERAKEADVYACTYTPRERDRFEGKIRAVVQSLIDNGIHVKLYLD from the exons ATGCTGAAGAACGTCTTGAGTCAGTCATGGCGGAGGGGGGCACATGTCCTGCAGGAAGGGCATCCAGCTGAAGCACTGTATGCTTGTTCAAGTCGATTTCACAGCGGGCAG GTGTTGAGGTCGGCGAGGAGCTTCTTCGGCGTGGAGGACTTCATGGACGAGGACAACAGCAAGCCCTACACGTACAAGAAAGAGAAGCGGTCCAAGAACCCGCACAAGCACATCTCGTTCAAGCAGCGGACGATTGCGCACATGGAGCCCTTCACCCTGGACGTGTTCATCTCGAAGCGGTTCGTGTCGGCGTCGCTGACCCACCGGTCGACGTGCCGGCAGGTGGCGGTGGCGGGCACCAACTCCAAGGACGTGAAGGCGGCGCTGACGTCGCGGTCGGACGTGCCGGCGTGCCTGTCGGTGGGGCGGTTCCTGGCGGAGCGGGCCAAGGAGGCGGACGTGTACGCGTGCACCTACACGCCCCGGGAGCGGGACCGGTTCGAGGGCAAGATCAGGGCCGTCGTGCAGTCGCTCATCGACAACGGCATCCACGTCAAGCTCTACCTCGACTga
- the LOC119339898 gene encoding uncharacterized protein LOC119339898: MAAAQQGNMEQAVSGAQEPGKVDGEAPEAAAAATAAAPHHRRSKSASSGRNSETCKHATMEQRLNQAQNPPDPRKSSCSTDGSSVHRPPPRDQRTSAATASPNHRVSLENDVSQLQLHLHQERSIRIMLDRAIGRASSTLSPGHRHFPAQTKELIAEIELLEEEIANREQHVLSLYRSIFDQCVSGPSSGQSSGISSPAHAKSISSRTRRRQSSIISSAFCSSKKLPLQPFHIMTSVSESGRTKNMLKTKIKHESFSSETLDVRPASLASDPRKLPYLGSSSLARTLKDHLYQCPSKISEEMVRCMASIYCLLRTESPEKPEKVRSPFLSRSSTSVILPRRSNSEETNTSSNKCIVEVCSISVEKNQTPDVSCAITHYRLLVEQLERVDLSMSETSIKLAFWINVYNSLVMHAYLAYGIPNSSLKRMALFHKAAYNVGGYAVTANSIEHSLLCCRSPRIGRWFESILSTAMRKRCADEKQLVQLKFGLPDCQPQALFALCTGASSDPTLKVYTAKNVTEELERAKREFLQAGVVVRKSRKVFLPRLVERYAKEAGLPVGDGILAWARDNLDGRAAQEAIQRCAAAAAAAGGRRRASQAFEWLPYNARFRYAFARSMVDKQAAAVLA, encoded by the exons ATGGCGGCAGCCCAACAAGGGAACATGGAGCAGGCTGTGAGCGGAGCGCAAGAACCGGGCAAGGTCGACGGCGAGGCTCCCGAGGCGGCGGCTGCCGCCACCGCTGCTGCGCCACATCACCGGCGATCCAAGAG TGCTTCTTCGGGCAGGAACTCGGAGACTTGCAAGCATGCCACCATGGAGCAACGCCTCAACCAAGCACAG AACCCGCCGGACCCGAGGAAGTCTTCTTGCTCAACGGATGGTTCTTCGGTTCACCGCCCCCCGCCGAGGGATCAACGGACGAGCGCGGCCACGGCGTCGCCGAACCACCGCGTCTCTCTGGAGAACGAC GTCTCGCAGCTGCAgctgcatctccatcaggagaggtcCATCCGGATCATGCTTGACCGGGCGATCGGCCGGGCTTCCAGCACTCTGTCTCCTGGTCATAGGCACTTTCCAGCTCAG ACAAAGGAACTGATAGCAGAGATTGAATTGCTCGAAGAGGAAATCGCAAACCGTGAGCAGCACGTCCTCTCACTCTACAGAAGTATATTTGATCAGTGCGTGTCCGGGCCATCATCGGGGCAGAGTTCTGGTATTTCATCCCCTGCTCATGCCAAGAGCATAAGTTCAAGGACGAGGCGGCGGCAGTCGAGCATAATATCAAGTGCATTTTGCTCATCTAAGAAGCTGCCTCTCCAACCTTTCCATATCATGACATCAGTGTCGGAGTCGGGTAGAACCAAGAACATGCTCAAGACCAAGATCAAGCATGAATCTTTCTCGAGCGAAACGTTGGATGTCCGTCCTGCCTCCCTTGCATCAGATCCAAGGAAG CTGCCTTATTTAGGGAGTAGTTCTTTGGCGCGTACTCTGAAAGATCATCTCTACCAATGTCCAAGCAAGATATCTGAAGAAATGGTTAGATGCATGGCCTCCATATACTGTCTTCTGCGCACGGAGTCACCAGAAAAGCCTGAAAAGGTTCGCTCGCCGTTCTTGTCAAGGTCATCAACAAGTGTCATTCTTCCTCGGAGGAGTAACAGTGAGGAGACTAATACATCAAGTAACAAATGCATTGTCGAAGTATGTTCAATCTCAGTCGAAAAGAATCAGACGCCAGATGTCTCCTGTGCAATTACCCACTACAG GTTGCTTGTGGAGCAGCTTGAAAGGGTTGATCTGAGTATGTCAGAAACCAGTATCAAACTGGCCTTCTGGATCAACGTGTACAATTCTCTTGTCATGCAT GCATATCTAGCATATGGAATTCCAAACAGTTCTCTGAAAAGAATGGCTCTATTTCACAAG GCTGCCTACAATGTTGGTGGATATGCTGTGACGGCCAACTCCATTGAACACTCCTTGCTGTGTTGCAGGTCCCCGCGGATTGGTCGT TGGTTTGAATCGATACTGTCGACGGCGATGCGGAAGAGATGCGCCGACGAGAAGCAGCTGGTCCAGCTCAAGTTCGGCCTGCCGGACTGCCAGCCTCAGGCCCTGTTCGCGCTGTGCACCGGTGCCTCCTCCGACCCCACG CTCAAGGTGTACACGGCGAAGAACGTGACGGAGGAGCTGGAGCGGGCGAAGCGGGAGTTCCTGcaggccggcgtggtggtgcgGAAGTCGAGGAAGGTGTTCCTGCCGCGCCTCGTGGAGCGGTACGCCAAGGAGGCCGGCCTCCCCGTCGGCGATGGCATCCTCGCGTGGGCGCGCGACAACTTGGACGGCCGGGCCGCGCAGGAGGCAATCCAgcggtgcgccgccgccgccgccgcggcaggCGGCCGGCGCAGGGCGTCGCAGGCCTTCGAGTGGCTCCCGTACAACGCCAGGTTCCGCTACGCCTTCGCCAGGAGCATGGTCGACAAACAAGCCGCCGCGGTGCTAGCCTAG